One part of the Eucalyptus grandis isolate ANBG69807.140 chromosome 10, ASM1654582v1, whole genome shotgun sequence genome encodes these proteins:
- the LOC120288702 gene encoding uncharacterized protein LOC120288702, with amino-acid sequence MIGSNEACGSKKQDIPNQGGEPDRVYTSLRAIVNEVASQLRKNSDEVLDPDPISYCIPEHYGGINASNIEAQSSPSSAKAKTRAKSTLVGEEIVSFVLPLDCQIGTDSSKNIQHQSSCEERLQEWHIECR; translated from the exons ATGATTGGATCGAATGAAGCATGTGGTTCAAAGAAACAAGACATTCCGAATCAAGGAGGAGAACCCGACCGAGTGTATACATCACTTAGAGCAATAGTCAAT GAAGTTGCTTCACAATTGAGAAAAAATTCAGATGAGGTGCTTGATCCGGATCCGATATCGTATTGTATACCGGAACATTATGGCGGGATAAATGCATCGAATATCGAG GCACAATCAAGTCCATCTTCAGCCAAAGCCAAAACTAGGGCTAAAAGCACGCTAGTTGGGGAAGAGATTGTATCTTTTGTACTACCCCTGGATTGTCAAATTGGGACAGACTCGAGCAAG AATATCCAACATCAATCTTCATGTGAAGAGAGGCTTCAAGAGTGGCATATTGAATGCAGATGA